CTCCTTTGCAAACATTGTCTCGCTTGAGTCTTCTTTCAACCGTGACCAGTAACTCACATGTTAGAGACAGGTTTCGTCAGGGCCGACCCCTTGGGAAACACGATGGCTGTCATTCCGATTTTGATGTTGGCATCCACCGTCACTACCTCGCAATCTTCACCGAAATTCTCGATAGCGAAACGTTCGCTTTGAAACAAAACGAAGTTCCCTTTTTTCACTTTGGCGGTTAGCACGCTGACGTCACTGCTTATGACATCAGGATCCGTGACAGAAAAGCGTTGGATGCCCTCCCAGACCTGTCGGAGTGTGGTGTCGTTGGTATTCTGTGTACAGAGAAAGATTTTATTTTTCCACACTTTTGTCGTTTCCAGTTTTCAACCATCTTGTTGTTGCAGTTGTGTTCCGGCTTTGCAGTCTACACATTTGCTCACCAAATAAGAGCGGGTCGGAAAACAACCTCGAACCACCTCCCtttacatacacagacacatgtaCAAACAGGCCGGCAGgccgacagacaggcagacagacagacaaacagactcgCCCAGTCACTGAAATAttcacgcacagacagacatagagagaacaACACCCCCACAAATGCACtcccagagacagacagacagacagacagacaaacagacagacaggcatacagacagacagacagacagacagacagtcggacacacaaacacacacagaaccaaaCCTCAAACAACACAGCCAAGCCGCTGCTACCGACAGTGCCCCACTTGTAATCGTGCGGCTCAGAAACCAGGTCGCGGGGACCGGAAAAGACCTTCTGTTGCTTAGCAACGGAGAGGAAAGCGGTCAAGGTCCCACTGTAGGCTGCAGCCACCACCAAGGTCAACATCCACCAGGTCAATAATAATATTCGGGCTGGCCGAGACTGAAACAACACTTCCGttgctgaaaaaaaagaaattgtaCGACTTTCAACTTGTTGTACATACGTGCTACGGTATAAAGAACAAAGCGCAATATgcatgttttacatttttatttatttatagaGAGCCAATAACATTCCACACCAGCAGAATGTTACTAAGTAGAAGAAGTATTAATTTACGTTGATGTACTCATGGATTCACACAGAGAATCGATACAACTAAGACACAGTAGCACAGACACACTTGCACAGACAGAACCACAGACcgcgaccgaccgacagaatgacacacagacaaacacgcgCACTCAAGCATTGTCTGTCCTTGattgtgataaaaaaaaaattggagtTGAAAAACAGACCGAACACAAACCCAAGAGACAAGAGCATGATCGCAGATCGCACGCACGACTCGCctttgcttttttttaaattttattattTTATCACACACCACTCGACACGGTTGGAAAACGAAACGATGCTCAATAGTACACAGGATTGATAAAAAcgaatgaacaagtcgcgtaaggcgaaattactacatttagtcaagctgtcgaactcacgggatgaaactgaacgcactgtattttttcaccaagacagtacagcttcgtcaatccccgcatGAAGGAAATCGcccacctcccacgtgcaaaacgtagtgatattgacacgccagattagcgcggtagcgtattgtgctaagcagaaAAGCccacttttctgtattcttgttaactttctgagcttgttttgaatacaacctatcatatctatatgtttttggaatcaggaaatgataaagaataagataaaatcttttttggatcgatttcttaaattgtagtcgtaagactaattaatctattttcgttaattgtgatcacattttaagagtaaacatgacatatgtatatatttttagattcagaatgtgatgaagaatacgatgcaatcaattttaaatctgtttgcgaaaaatcgattttaatgacaactttaatgagcaaactcattaattgatttttaagcctccaagctgaaatgcaataccaaagtccgggcttcgtcgaagattacttgaccaaaatttcaaccaatttggttgaaaaatgagagcgtgacagtgccgcctcaactttcacgaaaagccggatatgacgtcatcaaagacatttatcaaaaaaaaagaaaaaaagtctgaagataccatactcaggatctctcatgtcatgtttcatgaagatcggtccagtagttttctctgaatcgctctacacacacacacacacacacacagacacacacacatacaccacgaccctcgcctcgattcccccctctacgttaaaacttgactaaatgtaaaaagaaacacacactaaatgtaaaaacacccaACTTACGCTTGAGTAGTGCGGCGCCCCCAGTAACTTGAAACACAGTCCCACACATTTTCACCGCCCTCTTCAAGCTCCCTGGACTATCCAGCATCGACTTTGTCCCAGGTACCAACTTGGCCCCAGTCATCTCCAATATGCAGATGAAACAGGTTACCACTACCAACGAAACACCCACTGCTGCCATCAAGTGGGTGCTGAGTGGGTTGAAGAGCACCCACCACCCGACGTCCGGGGGTTTCTTGTAGACCATGACTATGGGGGTCAAGACCACGGGGAAGGAAAAGTCCATGAGAAGGGACCGTCTGTAGATGACGCTTGTTGCCCCGAGCCCTATGTCAACTTTCTGATGTAAAAAAGACGAACTAGTTATAGTACGAAAAAGGAGAAAGTGGAGTTCACAATAACATAGTCCCCAGAAGGTTAAGAAATCGTTTTCGATGCTAGACATGATCACCCTGTACAACATTGTTTATTTTACATGATTCATTTTCGACTGGCCTCGTTCTTGACAAAGACTTGGAACATTTtctaagttcattatctgtatatatataagagtttgtctgtttgctcacTTTGAAGATCATTGATTGTAATGCTTTGTTTCGTCCtgaattaaacattccaataacttaccattcttgttttttgattcacagtacacacacacaaagctccATAGTCATGAACCAAAAACGAAGCGAAGCAAATACTGTGTCAACTGTTGAAATATACGAACCAATTGTTGGCATTCCCATTTCTCGCTGGAAACAGCCGGGCTATTGAGCCGTGTTCTGGTTTCAAATGCACAGTACTCGAAAGGCAtctcaagtgctagtcttttggatgagacaaaaaaccgaggtcccttcgtgtacactacattggggtgtgcacgttaaagatcccacgattgacaaaagggtctttcctggcaaaattgtataggcatagataaaaaattgtataggcataaataaatccctgcgccttgaatatgtgcgcgatataaattgcataaaattaaaataaaaaaataaaaaaaataaatccctgcgcttagaactgtgcccacagaatacgcgcgatataagcctcatattgattgattgattgatattttttCAAAAGCTTTGTTGCGCAATGGAAATCCTATGGAAGTCCCGTAAGGAttcttttactttttctttctgtcgtgTAAAAGCTTCTAATTGCCTTTGAACTATTGGTTTTTATATAGGTATAGAGGTGTACGTGTGTTAATCCGAAATAACTTTGAAAACGGATGAACGTATGATAACCTTGTTGATGACTTGTCCGTACAAACCGACATCAGGATTCATGGCTGTGCCCGTACCCCACACACCGTCTTCTGGTTCCAGCAGATCGTACCTGGTACAGAGAGACATGAttattgtttgtatgtgtttgattgcattgGTATGAGACTGGGTAGGTGCGTACGTACACGTACATCAATTTGATCAACTACTAGATAAAATAGGCGCgcacaaacaataaaacatgCGTACCTCAGACAGACGTTCCTGTCACAAGTTCATGTGCAATCAAGTTTACAACCACTCGGAATtgaagcacgcacgcacgcacgcatgcacgcacgctcgcacacacactcacacacacacacacacacacacacacacacacacacacacacacacacacacacacacacacacacacacacacacacaaaacaacacaagactTACGTAAAATTCAATGTTTGACTGACGGTTTCTATCAAGTCCAGCAGAAGGCCTGACCACAGCGTTGTCCCGTCCTCTCGGCTGGATCTGACGTAAGACAACCACTGCAACGAAAATCTTTGAAACaggaccacaggagcttgtatcaaagtgaCTGGCCAAGACTGGTTGACCGAAATATGGTATTCATGAAACTAGCTATTGTAGTGATACCATATATTACTATAACTTCAGTAGGTCACATGGTACGTAACTTTGATCGACCAGTCCCGGTCGGacactttgatacaagctcctgtgaagAGGACTCAAAAGTATGTAAACAGGTCCTGCCAAAATGACATTCAGAATTATGGCGTCGACGTGCATCGTAAATAATTACTGTTATGCCATGTGCCCATTGCAGGATATATGGGTTACTCCAATATAGGAGCAGGTACATGTACATTACAAAACGGTAGAGCAGAACAGATTGAAAAAATGATATAACACAAAAATTAGATGCATTCATTACAGAcacagtctgcctcaaatggtttacagaacgatttaaatcttctcacgaaaaaatcagttctaaccttatggaacacacttgcaatagcatttaacagcattacatgacacagttcgtttgaatgactatttagcttgcgtaaaccacacccctgagccatcgtgaacccgtgtgacgcactttcctttttttcacaatttcgtcgtcagtttctttttgtgatttcaatgcgactcgctgtatctgcaatagcacgtaattgtgtacctctgaatctaaaatgcaacaaacgactgcgagtcacacgaacttatcgacAGCAGTTGATTCAAAGGAAGCAAGCGATATCTGCTTGGGGAACGACGACCTTGAGTGACAAGCTTCCGGGTtcccttttttaaaactttcaaaacttcgagttgtactgatcttgtcttgagtcttgatgaaaaaaaaatcttttatgatttaagaatgtttgtgttacaagctgtca
This Littorina saxatilis isolate snail1 linkage group LG17, US_GU_Lsax_2.0, whole genome shotgun sequence DNA region includes the following protein-coding sequences:
- the LOC138953291 gene encoding glutamate receptor ionotropic, delta-1-like is translated as MSLCTRYDLLEPEDGVWGTGTAMNPDVGLYGQVINKKVDIGLGATSVIYRRSLLMDFSFPVVLTPIVMVYKKPPDVGWWVLFNPLSTHLMAAVGVSLVVVTCFICILEMTGAKLVPGTKSMLDSPGSLKRAVKMCGTVFQVTGGAALLKPTEVLFQSRPARILLLTWWMLTLVVAAAYSGTLTAFLSVAKQQKVFSGPRDLVSEPHDYKWGTVGSSGLAVLFENTNDTTLRQVWEGIQRFSVTDPDVISSDVSVLTAKVKKGNFVLFQSERFAIENFGEDCEVVTVDANIKIGMTAIVFPKGSALTKPVSNIILRLESSGLLSQWTDRWFPQARCPVAPLGPTVISVQHVLGLSLLLPLGVGLALLVLIVEKLYEKYNARTAGTVVALR